One segment of Panicum virgatum strain AP13 chromosome 1K, P.virgatum_v5, whole genome shotgun sequence DNA contains the following:
- the LOC120652740 gene encoding LOW QUALITY PROTEIN: protein NRT1/ PTR FAMILY 8.3-like (The sequence of the model RefSeq protein was modified relative to this genomic sequence to represent the inferred CDS: deleted 2 bases in 1 codon; substituted 1 base at 1 genomic stop codon), translated as MADDDEDRWRRPCLSQCEEAAYSLNVDSNDDNMESADHSIVSTDGHPESELCTCNGSVDIKGNPASKKHTGTWRACYSILGGEFCGSLAYYGVGTNLVSYLTKVQKQSNVAAASNIASWQGTCYLTPLLGAFLADSYWGRHRTIVISLTIFTSGMVLLTLAAVIPASIHTSEISHQDALNSLGLLLTALGLGGIWPCVPTFGADQLDDTDGTEKVQKELYYNWYYFAVNGGFFFASTLLVYVQDNWGWGWGFGIPTLFSVIGIAGFLACMKIYRYQRPGGSALTRICQVFVAAIRKVHLDVPIDSALLYETPGKESAIVGSRKLMHTEGLRFFDRAATISSSNETTADVPSPWKLCTVTQVEELKILARMLPVLLAGIIFNTAEALFPLFVEQGQVMDNYMYGFSIPPASLTTFNCLCILILAPCYNKVLMPMVSRITGIKRGLXGSELQRIGVGMVFAVLSLVSAAVVEMVRLDIAKERGLLDRNAAVPMNIMWQAPQYLFVGVAKVFTVVGFFEFAYEQSPDAMRSLCQACSLIMITLGSYLVSITLKFIDSVTAGRGRLGWIPENLNKGRLDLFFWLMAGLQLLNLLMFANSATTYKRKPEFVLLV; from the exons ATGGCAGACGACGACGAGGACCGGTGGCGCCGGCCTTGCCTGAGCCAATGTGAGGAGGCAGCATACAGCCTGAATGTGGACAGCAACGACGACAATATGGAGTCTGCCGACCACTCCATTGTTTCCACCGATGGCCATCCG GAAAGTGAATTATGTACCTGCAATGGCTCTGTCGATATCAAAGGCAACCCTGCATCGAAAAAACATACAGGAACATGGAGAGCCTGCTACTCAATTCTTG GTGGTGAATTTTGCGGTTCGTTGGCGTACTATGGTGTTGGGACAAACCTGGTCAGCTACCTGACAAAAGTGCAGAAGCAGAGCAACGTTGCCGCTGCGAGCAACATCGCTTCGTGGCAGGGAACCTGCTACCTCACTCCCCTTCTTGGGGCATTCTTGGCAGATTCCTATTGGGGAAGGCACCGGACAATTGTCATTTCCCTCACCATCTTTACCTCT GGAATGGTTCTACTGACACTTGCAGCAGTGATACCAGCAAGCATCCACACTTCGGAGATCTCTCATCAGGATGCCCTGAATTCTCTCGGTCTTCTCTTGACTGCTCTAGGCCTAGGTGGTATCTGGCCATGTGTTCCCACATTTGGGGCTGATCAATTAGACGACACCGATGGAACAGAGAAGGTGCAGAAGGAGCTGTACTACAACTGGTACTATTTCGCAGTAAATGGTGGATTCTTCTTTGCGAGCACACTCCTCGTGTATGTTCAGGACAactgggggtgggggtggggcttCGGCATACCTACACTGTTTTCAGTGATTGGAATAGCCGGATTTCTTGCCTGCATGAAGATCTACAGGTATCAAAGACCAGGAGGAAGCGCGCTCACTAGGATTTGCCAGGTTTTCGTTGCAGCTATTCGAAAGGTCCATCTGGATGTGCCGATTGACAGCGCTCTTCTGTATGAAACGCCGGGCAAGGAATCAGCAATTGTAGGGAGCAGAAAGTTGATGCATACTGAAGGACTAAG GTTCTTTGATCGAGCTGCCACCATTTCTTCCTCCAATGAAACAACCGCTGATGTGCCCAGTCCATGGAAGCTTTGCACAGTGACACAAGTGGAGGAGTTGAAGATCTTGGCTAGAATGTTGCCTGTCCTACTAGCTGGCATAATTTTCAACACAGCAGAAGCTCTATTTCCTCTTTTCGTGGAGCAAGGACAAGTCATGGACAACTACATGTATGGTTTCTCCATTCCTCCCGCCTCTCTGACGACCTTCAACTGCCTCTGTATCCTCATCTTGGCCCCTTGCTACAACAAGGTTCTCATGCCGATGGTGAGTAGGATCACTGGCATCAAGAGAGGGTTG TGAGGCTCTGAGCTACAACGCATTGGTGTCGGAATGGTTTTTGCTGTGCTTTCTTTGGTTTCAGCTGCAGTGGTGGAGATGGTGAGGCTTGACATCGCCAAGGAGAGAGGGCTACTGGACCGTAACGCAGCAGTTCCTATGAATATTATGTGGCAGGCACCACAGTACTTATTTGTAGGCGTAGCGAAAGTATTCACCGTTGTTGGTTTCTTCGAATTTGCGTACGAGCAGTCTCCTGATGCCATGAGAAGCTTGTGTCAGGCTTGCTCTCTTATCATGATCACCCTCGGAAGTTACCTTGTCTCTATCACGTTAAAGTTCATCGATTCAGTAACAGCGGGAAGAGGGCGCCTTGGCTGGATCCCAGAGAACCTCAATAAGGGTCGTCTTGATCTTTTCTTCTGGTTGATGGCAGGATTGCAGCTGCTGAACCTTCTTATGTTTGCGAATTCTGCTACGACATACAAGCGCAAACCTGAGTTTGTTCTCCTAGTGTGA